A single region of the Oryzias latipes chromosome 19, ASM223467v1 genome encodes:
- the LOC101169072 gene encoding cytochrome c oxidase subunit 6B1, translating into MAEDIQDKLEKYRTAPFDARFPNQNQTRNCWSNYVDYYRCQKALDAKGIDTAPCEWYKRVYKSLCPMSWVQKWDDQREEGTFPGKI; encoded by the exons ATGGCTGAAGACATCCAAGACAAGCTGGAGAAATACCGCACTGCTCCCTTTGACGCTAGATTTCCCAACCAGAACCAGACCAGGAACTGCTGGTCCAACTACGTGG ATTACTACCGCTGTCAGAAAGCCCTGGACGCCAAAGGAATAGACACAGCCCCCTGTGAATGGTACAAGAGGGTCTACAAATCTCTGTGCCCCATGTCCTGG GTCCAGAAATGGGACGACCAGCGAGAGGAGGGgacatttccaggaaaaatctAA